Within Helicoverpa zea isolate HzStark_Cry1AcR chromosome 17, ilHelZeax1.1, whole genome shotgun sequence, the genomic segment CccgccccgccgccgccgccgctgctgtgTCAACACCTGCGGCCGAGACATGCGTAGGAACATTAACCCCCAAACGCACCTACGCGGCAGTAGCAGCCACCAACAAGCCCGTTGTGACGCAAACAAAGCGGGCCAATGCAAAAGGGGGTAAACAAACCCGTGGCACCTCACAGCCACAGACTGGTCCTAAGAAGGACATGTGCGACAAGGATGGCTTCATAAAGGTTGAAAGGAGAAAGAAGAGGCCACCTTGTAGGAATCAGTGCGGTACCGCACAAACTGGACCCAACATCCTGCTGCGTCCTGCAGTACCAACGACGCAGTTGTACGTGTCCCGTCTACATCACACCACGACGGTGGagcagatcgtggagtatgtccGATCCAAGACaaactggaccttgagggtggcgaagttggagtcgcgccacaatacgaacttcaattcgttcatggtgcgagttccaactcatCACATCGAGACATTCCTgaaggaagagttttggccgaaaggtgtcgtttatcggaggttccgaggatggctacgcgacacctcgctgcgtaacacgacgccgacacttcgtgtgcattagttttttaagttacataaataaaatatgtattagtgtatgttttaatgttataatattcgtgtattgtatttttctatgggccttagatgcctgattcaaataaataaataaataaaataaaataaacaacagacTTAGAAAGTGATATAGGTTGACAGCAATGAACTTGTAAACTAAATCGTTCCTCTTCAATTAGGTATCGAGTGCGACCACTTTACCCACACACATTAAGACGAAAggtgtacttaaaaaaataaaaaataatcgatCTTAATTAATCGATGTATACAATTCGAGCCGCGCAACCATACATACGCACATACATAGATATGTTTGCGACAAAAGCTTATTAAAAACCTCTTAAACAGCATCCCTCATATTTACAATGGCCTAAAGACTGTTTACACTAAACAACTATATTCAGAAAGGAATTGGGACATTGAGACACAATGTACACATGCTACATAACGTAGAAACACCGCCGTGTGTCACTCAAATTGACACACACTTGTAATGGAACGACACATGTCAACCATTTGGACGTCTGCGGTTAACTTTAAAATTCAGTCAACGCTTGAGCAATCCCTGAATGACGCTAAAAATGTCtgaaagaattataataatGGTGCTTCGAAGTTGACTTTAATTCATTTAATAATTCGTTAATGCAACCGAGGGCTGGTAGTTATACTAGCATGCAACATTAGCgatttaaatgcaattttatcgaAGTGAACACttttagttttctttattttatgtacaaatCACCCTGTAGAACAGTGGTGATGGTGTTACTGTAAAAGCTCGAACTACGGTCAGTCATAAGATTTTCCAGTAAAACCTAAGATTTACCAACTCCATAAAGTGAAATCTGCAAACCTTTCATGGTTTATTTAGAACTTTTTAgaacaaaaacaacatttttgttCTAAAAACTGGTAAAACTTAGCATATCCGTACACTACATAGTATTCGAAAGGGTTTACTGGTAAGCTCTAACCGTCCGGGCTTATACAGTGACTATAAAATCCAGATATTTGTACTAACAACCAATCACAAATATGACCCACCTTGACGAAAAATCGAACTCCTACATTGATAGGCTGGTGTTTTACAGCCAGCATGTTCAGGATACTCTGCTGGGGCTTGATTCCGCTAAATTAATAATGTGACAACAATTGAATCTGTGTGGGtaacaattgaatctcaatagcagttttaaccttatggGGCATTCTACTACTTTTTGTTTCAGTAAAATTAGCAGGTTCAAGCCCCTGGTTTTAACCGCACGACTGTCCTATGCATTTGTCTGTTCGA encodes:
- the LOC124638065 gene encoding uncharacterized protein LOC124638065; protein product: MSSKPLIANEVLAFINHAIDYMDEVSIVQICRSAYKEDEVCSAKLLLYKSLGQLEQMPSRRRDGGDKSLQDIISLLKRTDPDDVPEFVAKDLHKLPPVTFHHVDVTRLLKDITCLKASLEDMKSKMEASQVTISDLRGEVALLRNAVSISGSLDIINVNTRRGAQNASVISFESANSSASPIADVADDAPRPAAAAAAVSTPAAETCVGTLTPKRTYAAVAATNKPVVTQTKRANAKGGKQTRGTSQPQTGPKKDMCDKDGFIKVERRKKRPPCRNQCGTAQTGPNILLRPAVPTTQLYVSRLHHTTTVEQIVEYVRSKTNWTLRVAKLESRHNTNFNSFMVRVPTHHIETFLKEEFWPKGVVYRRFRGWLRDTSLRNTTPTLRVH